From a region of the Hemibagrus wyckioides isolate EC202008001 linkage group LG06, SWU_Hwy_1.0, whole genome shotgun sequence genome:
- the fam89a gene encoding sprT-like domain-containing protein Spartan produces the protein MNGKSANGAASGAPACIEGLPPLPKSLSGLLNSSGGSWREIERMHAKKAMIQDDLRRGAAPVDRALATKPANLDAALALLRKEMVGLRQQDMSLLCQLWSLHESIQEYKGSCQEAGPGTDAMDNGFFDEDDEFYTDSGVTPTETPDESEASPARNGTPDDTWLHDSLRIATRT, from the exons ATGAACGGGAAGTCGGCGAACGGTGCGGCGAGCGGAGCTCCGGCCTGTATCGAGGGTCTGCCGCCGCTGCCCAAGAGCCTGAGCGGCCTGCTGAACTCGAGCGGCGGATCGTGGAGAGAGATCGAGAGGATGCACGCCAAGAAGGCCATGATCCAGGACGACCTGCGGAGAGGAGCGGCTCCGGTGGACCGGGCCCTCGCCACCAAACCGGCCAACCTGGACGCGGCGCTCGCGCTGCTCCGGAAAGAGATG GTGGGTTTACGTCAGCAGGACATGTCCCTCCTGTGCCAGCTCTGGTCCCTGCACGAGTCCATCCAGGAGTACAAGGGCAGCTGTCAGGAGGCGGGGCCAGGGACCGACGCCATGGACAACGGCTTCTTCGACGAGGACGACGAGTTCTACACAGACTCCGGTGTCACGCCCACCGAAACCCCGGACGAGAGCGAGGCCTCTCCGGCACGCAACGGGACGCCTGATGACACGTGGCTACACGATTCGTTACGGATCGCCACGAGAACCTGA